From Veillonella dispar, one genomic window encodes:
- a CDS encoding SLC13 family permease — protein MGTAEQTLIVLAVMAVLFVTEIIPLAITSLGGAITLGLMGIITPKVVFSGLSDSTVVLFAGMFVVGAALFYTGLAQKIGETVVSHAGTSENGLMLAIMVVTATMSAFLSNTGTTAALLPVVVGICAVAKIPASRQLMPLAFAAGIGGIITMVGTPPNIIVSGTLTKFGEQPFGFFEFAWIGIPLTIATIAFMMLIGKHLLPKHEIQDAGDVEQEVAAEDISNDPKKQLYSGLILLGVIIAMILGDFLKGYGINLPLSMVAVIGAMLCVLTGCLNEKQAYTSIDWVTIFLFAGMMPVATALDQSGAGKMIANAVIGVMGSDPSPYFATAVLFALSCVMTQFMSNTASCALLAPIGISIAQGMGADPHAVLMAIGVAASCAFGTPVGTPPNTLVLGPGQYKFTDYVKAGVPLSLVCFVVSLIIIPMVWPFFPGK, from the coding sequence ATGGGTACTGCAGAACAAACCTTAATCGTCCTCGCAGTCATGGCTGTTTTATTTGTTACGGAAATTATTCCTTTAGCTATTACTTCTTTAGGCGGCGCTATTACACTTGGCCTTATGGGTATTATTACTCCTAAGGTTGTATTCTCTGGTTTATCTGATAGTACAGTTGTGTTGTTTGCTGGCATGTTCGTTGTTGGTGCAGCATTGTTCTACACTGGTTTGGCTCAAAAAATTGGGGAAACAGTAGTATCTCATGCTGGTACTAGCGAAAATGGCTTAATGCTAGCAATCATGGTTGTTACAGCAACTATGTCCGCATTCTTATCTAACACTGGTACTACAGCTGCTTTACTTCCTGTAGTTGTTGGTATCTGTGCTGTTGCTAAGATTCCTGCATCTCGCCAATTGATGCCTTTAGCATTCGCTGCAGGTATTGGTGGTATCATTACAATGGTTGGTACACCTCCAAACATTATTGTAAGTGGTACATTAACTAAATTTGGTGAACAACCATTTGGTTTCTTCGAATTTGCTTGGATCGGTATTCCTTTGACTATCGCCACAATCGCATTCATGATGCTTATTGGTAAACATTTATTGCCTAAACATGAAATTCAAGATGCTGGCGACGTTGAACAAGAAGTAGCTGCTGAAGATATTTCTAACGATCCTAAGAAACAATTATACTCTGGTCTTATTCTTTTAGGTGTAATCATTGCTATGATTTTAGGTGACTTCCTAAAAGGTTATGGTATCAACTTACCATTGAGCATGGTTGCAGTTATTGGCGCAATGCTTTGCGTATTAACTGGTTGCTTGAACGAAAAACAAGCTTACACATCTATTGACTGGGTAACAATCTTCTTATTTGCTGGTATGATGCCAGTAGCAACTGCACTTGACCAATCTGGTGCAGGTAAAATGATTGCTAATGCAGTAATCGGTGTTATGGGTTCTGACCCTAGCCCTTACTTTGCAACAGCAGTATTATTCGCATTGTCTTGTGTTATGACTCAATTTATGTCTAACACAGCATCTTGTGCATTGTTGGCTCCTATCGGTATCTCCATTGCTCAAGGTATGGGCGCTGACCCTCATGCTGTATTGATGGCTATCGGCGTTGCTGCATCTTGTGCATTCGGTACACCTGTAGGTACACCTCCAAATACATTAGTACTTGGCCCTGGTCAATACAAATTTACAGACTATGTAAAAGCCGGCGTTCCATTGAGTTTAGTTTGCTTCGTAGTAAGCTTAATTATCATTCCAATGGTATGGCCATTCTTCCCTGGTAAATAA
- a CDS encoding SemiSWEET family transporter, producing the protein MTKERFNMLVGSIGAFIGVFVFLAYIPQIIANLHGQPSQPWQPLFAAVSCLIWVLYGWTKSPKRDYILIVPNLAGVILGTLTFLTSF; encoded by the coding sequence ATGACAAAAGAAAGATTTAATATGTTAGTTGGTTCTATTGGTGCATTTATTGGTGTATTTGTATTTTTAGCCTATATCCCACAAATAATTGCTAATCTTCATGGTCAACCTAGTCAACCATGGCAACCATTATTTGCAGCAGTATCCTGTTTGATCTGGGTATTATATGGTTGGACAAAATCACCTAAACGTGATTATATTTTAATCGTACCAAACCTTGCAGGCGTTATTTTAGGTACACTAACATTCTTAACATCTTTCTAA
- a CDS encoding DUF362 domain-containing protein gives MRVIADGCIKCGSCASVCPVSAISEGETKYEINDTCIDCGSCESVCPVSVISAE, from the coding sequence ATGAGAGTTATTGCTGATGGTTGCATTAAATGTGGTTCTTGCGCATCTGTTTGCCCAGTTTCTGCTATTTCTGAAGGCGAAACTAAATATGAAATCAACGATACTTGCATCGATTGCGGTTCTTGCGAATCCGTTTGCCCAGTATCTGTAATTTCCGCTGAGTAA